The Bacillus sp. (in: firmicutes) genome has a segment encoding these proteins:
- a CDS encoding EAL domain-containing protein: protein MITTSAIHQLIEKDDFYHYSQSLYSTNDWSRIGAEILLRSHIGEADMIFRQAKIVHKLFELETKSIEKVLKTYNSEENTLKDLLFINIFPTTILHPDFPEFINKMSIQYASTKHNIVFEIVNTDYVENLSALKERITHLKELGYLIAIDDIGKGWSSLDMIIELEPNFIKLDRFFSRNLSNSQPKQQMIKSLINYAHNYNIKVVLVGIEQETDLSIAKYLGIDICQGFLLDKPKPISATGNS from the coding sequence ATGATTACTACGTCAGCTATACATCAACTAATAGAAAAAGATGATTTTTACCATTATTCGCAATCCTTATATAGCACAAATGACTGGTCAAGAATTGGGGCAGAAATATTGCTGCGGTCACATATAGGAGAAGCAGACATGATTTTTAGACAAGCTAAAATAGTTCATAAACTTTTTGAGCTTGAAACAAAGTCAATTGAAAAGGTTTTAAAAACTTACAACTCCGAAGAAAATACATTAAAAGATCTCTTATTCATAAATATCTTCCCAACTACGATTTTGCATCCTGATTTTCCTGAATTTATAAACAAGATGTCAATCCAATATGCATCCACGAAACATAATATTGTATTTGAAATCGTCAATACTGATTATGTAGAAAATCTTTCTGCTTTAAAAGAAAGGATTACCCACTTAAAGGAATTAGGCTATCTGATTGCTATTGATGATATTGGAAAAGGCTGGTCTTCCCTTGATATGATTATCGAGCTCGAACCGAATTTTATTAAACTTGATCGCTTTTTTTCACGAAATCTATCGAATTCACAGCCTAAACAGCAAATGATTAAATCGCTTATAAACTATGCTCATAATTACAATATAAAAGTAGTGTTAGTTGGAATTGAACAGGAAACGGATTTATCGATTGCTAAATATTTAGGTATTGATATTTGCCAAGGCTTTTTATTAGATAAGCCGAAGCCAATATCAGCCACCGGGAATAGTTGA
- the aspA gene encoding aspartate ammonia-lyase has protein sequence MNNNGQFRVEKDFLGEKSVPVNAYYGVQTMRAIENFPITGYKIDEALIIAMAIVKKSSALANNAIGQLDEKIANAIVKAADEIIEGKLHGEFIVDPIQGGAGTSINMNTNEVIANRALEMIGEEKGNYKVISPNTHVNMAQSTNDSFPTAIHLSTLATVDKLLLVMEDLHAEFLRKAEEFDDIIKMGRTHLQDAVPIRLGQEFEAYARVLRRDINRISKTRENLYEVNMGATAVGTGLNADPNYIEKVVSYLAEFSGQPLVGAQNLVDGTQNTDCYLEVSAALKICMMNMSKIANDFRIMTSGPRCGFGEINLPARQPGSSIMPGKVNPVMAEVLNQSAFQVAGNDLTITMACEAGQFELNVMEPVVIFNLLQSIKVMTNVFTVFREHCLSGITANKEKMQDYVNNSVGIITAINPHVGYETAASIAKEAIASRRPVREIVLERGVLTTEELDTILQPFEMTHPGIAGKELLDKKNDEQKKDNIVTV, from the coding sequence GGGTTCAAACAATGCGGGCAATTGAAAACTTCCCAATCACTGGATACAAAATTGACGAAGCATTAATTATAGCAATGGCGATTGTTAAAAAAAGCTCAGCTCTTGCAAATAATGCCATTGGTCAGTTAGATGAGAAAATAGCGAACGCAATCGTTAAAGCTGCTGATGAAATTATCGAAGGTAAATTACATGGAGAGTTTATTGTTGACCCAATCCAAGGTGGTGCGGGAACATCGATTAATATGAATACAAATGAAGTCATCGCTAACCGCGCATTAGAGATGATTGGTGAAGAGAAAGGCAATTATAAAGTAATTAGCCCTAATACACATGTCAATATGGCACAATCAACAAATGATTCATTCCCAACAGCTATACATCTTTCCACTCTTGCAACAGTAGATAAACTTCTACTTGTTATGGAGGATTTACATGCAGAGTTCCTAAGAAAGGCTGAAGAATTTGATGATATCATTAAAATGGGCCGGACACATTTACAGGATGCGGTACCAATTCGCTTAGGACAAGAATTTGAAGCATATGCACGTGTGTTAAGACGAGATATTAATCGCATTAGCAAAACTCGCGAAAATTTATATGAAGTAAATATGGGGGCGACGGCCGTAGGCACTGGCTTGAATGCTGATCCGAATTATATAGAGAAAGTTGTGAGCTACCTCGCCGAATTTAGTGGGCAGCCGTTAGTAGGAGCTCAAAATCTTGTAGACGGTACGCAAAATACAGATTGCTATCTTGAAGTATCTGCTGCTTTGAAAATCTGTATGATGAATATGTCCAAGATAGCAAATGATTTCCGAATAATGACTTCTGGTCCACGTTGTGGATTTGGAGAAATTAACTTGCCAGCACGTCAACCGGGATCTTCTATCATGCCGGGAAAGGTAAATCCAGTTATGGCGGAAGTTTTAAATCAAAGTGCATTCCAAGTAGCAGGTAATGATCTGACGATTACGATGGCATGTGAAGCAGGACAATTTGAATTGAACGTGATGGAGCCGGTTGTTATTTTTAACTTATTACAATCAATCAAGGTGATGACAAATGTATTTACAGTGTTCCGTGAGCATTGTCTAAGCGGGATAACAGCTAATAAAGAAAAAATGCAAGATTATGTAAATAATAGTGTAGGCATTATAACGGCCATTAACCCTCATGTTGGTTATGAAACAGCAGCTTCAATTGCCAAGGAAGCGATTGCTTCTAGACGACCTGTAAGGGAAATTGTTCTCGAAAGAGGAGTATTAACAACCGAGGAGCTTGATACCATTTTGCAGCCGTTTGAAATGACCCATCCGGGCATTGCTGGAAAAGAACTTTTAGATAAGAAAAACGATGAACAAAAAAAGGATAATATTGTTACAGTTTGA